One window of Oculatellaceae cyanobacterium genomic DNA carries:
- a CDS encoding response regulator transcription factor, with translation MSTIRVALIEDHDLTRVGIRTALQQRGEIEFVGEAANGSEGLKLLETSKPDVAIVDIGLPDIDGIELTRQFKKFKESNEDTPTKILVLTLQDNEDAVLAAFAAGADSYCMKNISFDNLLEALQVTNEGNAWIDPAIARIVLKQTKSNQQAVEPAALNKTVTINASEPEYSQLIEAYPLTERELEVLQLIVEGCSNATIAEKLFITVGTVKTHVRNILNKLCADDRTQAAVRALRSGLVG, from the coding sequence ATGAGTACAATTCGGGTAGCCCTAATCGAAGACCACGACTTGACGCGAGTTGGCATCAGGACAGCTTTGCAACAGCGTGGCGAGATTGAATTTGTTGGCGAAGCTGCCAATGGTTCAGAAGGTCTAAAATTGCTGGAAACCTCTAAACCTGACGTTGCCATTGTTGATATTGGCTTGCCAGATATAGATGGGATTGAATTAACTCGGCAATTTAAAAAATTCAAAGAAAGTAACGAAGATACGCCAACAAAAATTCTGGTGTTGACATTACAAGACAACGAAGATGCCGTTCTAGCTGCCTTTGCTGCTGGGGCAGACTCTTACTGCATGAAGAATATCAGCTTTGATAACTTGCTAGAAGCACTGCAAGTAACAAACGAAGGCAACGCTTGGATTGATCCAGCAATAGCTCGAATTGTCCTCAAGCAGACAAAAAGTAACCAGCAAGCAGTCGAACCAGCAGCATTGAATAAAACAGTTACGATTAATGCTTCTGAGCCAGAATACAGTCAGTTAATTGAAGCTTATCCTCTCACCGAAAGGGAATTAGAAGTTTTACAACTGATTGTTGAAGGTTGCAGCAATGCCACAATTGCTGAGAAGTTATTCATCACAGTCGGAACTGTCAAAACTCATGTCCGCAACATTCTAAACAAGCTCTGTGCTGATGACCGTACTCAAGCTGCTGTACGTGCCTTAAGATCTGGCTTAGTTGGATAA